Part of the Streptomyces sp. HSG2 genome, CGAACGACAGGCTGTCGTACGCTGCGTGCAAGTGTGGAGTCGCGGCATCGGTCTCGACCCGGTCGTGCAAGTCGTCGAAGGAGAGCTGGCCGACGCGTTCTTCCGCCGGTCGGCAGTCGAAGAGGAACGCGGGGTCGACTCGGCCGTGGGTCGCGGGGAGCACCGCCGCGCCGGCCGCGAGCGACTCGACGAGGGCGACGACCCGCTCGCCGTCGGGGGTTCGGTCGAGCTTGTTGACCACGACGAGGTCGGCCATGGCCAGGTGCCGGTCGATCTCGGGGTGCCGGGCGCGCGTGTCCTCGAACTCGGCCGCGTCCACCACCTCGACCAGCCCGCCGTAGGCGACGGTGGGCAGTTCGCTGGCCAGGAGCATGCGCACGAGTTGCCGCGGCTCCGCCAAGCCGCTCGCCTCCACGACGATGACGTCGACTCCGGTCTCCGCACGGGACAGGCGCTCGAGGTAGTCGTCCAGTTCCGCCGGATCGACGGAGCAGCACAGGCAGCCGTTGCCCAGCGAGACGGTCGAATCGCCCAGCGCGCCTGCCACGGCCATCGCGTCGATCTCGATGGCGCCGAAGTCGTTGACGATCGCCCCGATCCTGCTGCCACCACTGCGGTGAAGCAGGTGATTCAGGAGGGTCGTCTTTCCGGAGCCGAGGAATCCGGCGAGCACCACGACGGGGATCTGCGGCCTCGGACGGTCCCCCACGGTGCGGCCTCTCTCACGTGTCCCCCTTGCCCCGGGACGGCTGGGCTCCGCCCGGACGGGACGGCGACAGAACCAGGATACGGGCGGAGCGGACACGGTCTCGGGTGCCCGGGACCGGCCCACTCCGCGGCTCGTCGGGCGGGCCGGCCGGTCAGACACGCCGGGCGGTCTCCCGCTCGGCCGCCCGAACCGGCAGAGGCGCGGGGGCCGGGGGTCCAACGTACCGAGCCGCCGGACGAATGATCTTCGGGTCGGCGGCCTGCTCCAGGATGTTGGCGCTCCAGCCGACCGCGCGCGCCACGGCGAAGGTCGGCGTGAACATCTCCCGTGGCAGTCCGCATCGCTCCATCACCACGCCCGCGTAGAACTCCACGTTGGCGTGCAGTTCCCGGCCCGGCTTGAGCTCTGCCAGGATGTCGTCCACCCTCCGTTCGACCTCGACGGCGAACTCCACCAGAGGTCCTCCCAACCTCAGCGCCACATCGCGGAGCAGGCGCGACCGAGGGTCCTCGGTGCGGTAGACCGGGTGACCGAAGCCCATGACGCGGTCCCCCGCGAGGACGCGTGCCCGGACCCACTCGTCGATCCCGTCCACACTTCCGATGGCGTCGAGCGCGTCCAGGGCGCGGCTGGGCGCGCCGCCGTGCAGCGGGCCCGACAGGGCTCCCACCGCGCCGACCAGGGCCGCGGAGACATCCGCCCCGGTCGAGGCGACCACTCGTGCGGTGAAGGTGGACGCGTTGAAGCCGTGGTCCATCGTGGATATCAAGTACTGCTCGACGGCTCTGACCCGTGCCGGGTCGGGCTCGGAGCCGGTCAGCATGTACAGGTAGTTGGCCGTGTGGGTCAGATCCGTGCGGGGCTCCACCGGGTCGAGACCGCGGCTCAACCGGTACAGGGCGGTGAGCAGCGTGGGCACGGCGGCGACCGCCGATTCGGCGTCGGCCAGGCGCTGTCCCGGATCGATGTCGTAGACGGGGCGGAAACCCCGCGCGGTTCCGAGGAGGCCGAGCGCGGCACCGAGACCGGCCAGGGGGCCGGAAGCGGCCGGTCCACCCACCGCCGCCAGGGCCGGGAGGGCGGCACTCACCCGTTCGGGCAACCGCCGCAGTCCGGCGGTGTGGGCGAGGAAGGCGTCCCGTCGCGCCTCCTCCGGCAACTCGCCGTGGAACATCAGGTGCCAGACGTCCTCGAAGCCGAGGCGCGACGCGAGTTCGACGGCGGAGTACTGGCGGTAGTGATAGAAGCCCTCTCTCCCGCGCACGTCCCCCAGCGCGGTGTGGGTGACGACGACGCCCGCGAGGCCCGGGGGCGCCTCGATCGGACCATGCGCGGGATGCGTGTTCGACATGACGTCCTCCTTGACTTGATTCGAATGTCCAGCATGCACTCTCATCTGTCAATATTGATTTAGTCAACATAGACACCCTTGACGGAACGGAGTCGCTAGCGTGGCGCGCATGGACGACACAGAGGCCGACTCACCCGCCCCGGGAGAGCGGCGGCTCACCACGCGGGAAGCGGCCGACCTGCTCGGCGTCAAGCCGGCAACGGTCTACGCCTACGTCAGCCGCGGCCGACTCGACAGCAGGAGGTCACCGGACGGCCGGGGAAGCACCTTCGACCCGGCGGAAGTCCGCGCTCTGGCACGGCGCCCCAGGTCGACGACCACGACCGCTCGGCCCGACGACCAGACACGGGTACGCACCGAAATCACCCTGATCACCGAGGGGCGGCTCTACTACCGGGGCATCGACGCCGTCGAGCTGGTGAGTCGTCACGGCTACGAGGAGGTGGCCGAGTGGCTCTGGACGGGGACGACCGGGGCGGGTACGGGATTCGCCGCGACGGAGGCGAGTCTCCTCGCGGCCCGACGCTCGGTGGAGGCCCTGCCCGAGCACGCCGGCCCCACGGACCATCTCCGCGTGGCCGCCGTCGCCACCGCCGCGACGGACCCCTTGCGCTTCGACCTCTCGAAAGAGGCGGTGCTGGCCTCGGCCCGGGTCCTCATCCCCACCATGGTGACCGCGCTGCCCGCCGCACGGCACGGACACCGGGTGGACAAGGGCCCCCTGGCCGACCGTCTCTGGTCCAGACTCGCCGAACGCACGGCGGACGACGCCTCCCTGCGCGCGTTGGACGCGGCACTCGGACTCCTGGCCGACCACGATCTCGCGGCCTCGACACGCGCGGTGCGCGTGGCCGCGTCCGCGCGAGCCCACGTCTACGCCGCCGTGTCGGCCGGACTCGGGGTGATCGAGGGTCCCCTGCACGGCGCCGCCTGCGGGGAGGCTCACCGGCTGCTCCAGGAAGTGCTCGCGCGAGGGAACGCCGCTCCCGTGATCGCGCAGGAGCTACGGGCGGGCCGTCGGATCCCGGGGCTGGGGCACAGCCTCTACGCCGGGGAAGACCCGCGAGCACGGGCCCTCTTCGCCCTCTTGGAAGACGTGCCCGGCGCGGAACCGGCGCTCGCCGCCGCACGCGAGATCACGACGGGAGCGGCACGCCATGCCCCTCTGCACGCCAACGTGGATCTCGCGCTCGCGGCTCTGTGCACCGCGACCGGCATGCCGGCGTCGGCAGGCGAAACGATCTTCGCCGTGGCGCGCACGGCCGGATGGGTCGCACACGCGCTGGAGGAGTACCAGGAGCCACCGCTGCCCCTGCGACCCTCGGGCCTCTACGTGGGGCCGCCTCCCCGGCACTGAGGACGACCGGTCGCGAAGCGCGACCGACGAGGCTCCAGCGGGCATCGGCCCTCGTCGTGCGGAGCGCCCGATGCCCCGGTCGGTCCGCTCCCCCGCCCTTGCCCGGACGGCCCGAACGACAATGGGCGACCGGGCTTGTGTCCCAGAGCGACGCCCCCGTCTCTCCCTGCCCGAAAGCCGGGGCGGATCGCGTCAGGCGTCGATGCGGGAACGGTCGAGCGTGGCGGCCGAACCGGAGATGAATTCCTTGCGGGGCGCGACGTCGTTGCCCATGAGAAGATCGAAGACCCGCTCAGCCGAATCCAGATCGGTGAGGTTGATCCGTCGCAGGGTGCGCCGACGAGGGTCCATGGTCGTCTCCGCCAGTTGGTCCGCGTCCATCTCTCCGAGGCCCTTGTACCGCTGGATGGAGTCCTTGTAGCGGACTCCCCTGCTTCGGAAATCGGTCAGCTTGTCGCGCAGTTCGCGGTCCGAGTAGGTGTAGACGTACTTGTCCTGACCCTTCTTGGGCTGGGTGACCTCCACCCGGTGCAGGGGCGGCACCGCTGCGAAGACGCGCCCCGCCTCCACCATGGGACGCATGTAGCGGTGGAAGAGCGTGAGCAGCAGCGTCCGGATGTGGGACCCGTCGACGTCGGCGTCCGTCATCATGATGATCTTGCCGTACCTGGCGGTGTCGATGTCGAAGGTCCGGCCCGACCCCGCCCCTATGACCTGGATGATCGCGCCGCACTCGGCGTTCTTCAGCATGTCGGTCACCGAGGACTTCTGAACGTTGAGGATCTTCCCTCGAATCGGGAGCAACGCCTGGAACTCCGAGTTTCGGGCGAGCTTGGCCGTGCCGAGCGCCGAGTCTCCCTCGACGATGAACAACTCGCTGCGGTCCACCTCGTCGCTGCGGCAGTCGGCGAGCTTGGCCGGCAGCGAGGAGGACTCCAACGCGGTCTTGCGGCGCTGCGCGTCCTTGTGCTGCCGGGCGGCGATTCGCGTGCGGGCCGCCGCGACGGCCTTCTCCAGGACGGCACGCGCCTGTTGGGCCGCGTCGCGCTTGGTCGAGACCAGGAACGCCTTGAGTTCCTTGGCGATCACCTGGTTGACGATGCGACGCGCCGCCGAGGTACCGAGGACCTCCTTGGTCTGCCCCTCGAACTGCGGCTCGGCCAACCTGACGGTGACCACGGCCGTGAGGCCCTCCAGAGCGTCGTCCTTGACGATGTCGTCCTCGGCGACCCGGAGCAGCTTCTTGCCGCGCAGCACCTCGTTGAGCGTCTTGGTCACGGCCTGCTCGAAACCGGCGACGTGGGTACCGCCCTTGGGGGTGGCGATG contains:
- a CDS encoding GTP-binding protein; this encodes MGDRPRPQIPVVVLAGFLGSGKTTLLNHLLHRSGGSRIGAIVNDFGAIEIDAMAVAGALGDSTVSLGNGCLCCSVDPAELDDYLERLSRAETGVDVIVVEASGLAEPRQLVRMLLASELPTVAYGGLVEVVDAAEFEDTRARHPEIDRHLAMADLVVVNKLDRTPDGERVVALVESLAAGAAVLPATHGRVDPAFLFDCRPAEERVGQLSFDDLHDRVETDAATPHLHAAYDSLSFVSDVPMDPRRLTRFLDGRPRGLYRIKGYVDFGPNDLRNRYSLHAVGGFLRLRPSPWEPTEDRLTRLVLIGTGIDAAALEEELRACRSVTPHVDEIGMWGVLRHVPDPDETEDVAERLARGPGV
- a CDS encoding citrate synthase, whose product is MSNTHPAHGPIEAPPGLAGVVVTHTALGDVRGREGFYHYRQYSAVELASRLGFEDVWHLMFHGELPEEARRDAFLAHTAGLRRLPERVSAALPALAAVGGPAASGPLAGLGAALGLLGTARGFRPVYDIDPGQRLADAESAVAAVPTLLTALYRLSRGLDPVEPRTDLTHTANYLYMLTGSEPDPARVRAVEQYLISTMDHGFNASTFTARVVASTGADVSAALVGAVGALSGPLHGGAPSRALDALDAIGSVDGIDEWVRARVLAGDRVMGFGHPVYRTEDPRSRLLRDVALRLGGPLVEFAVEVERRVDDILAELKPGRELHANVEFYAGVVMERCGLPREMFTPTFAVARAVGWSANILEQAADPKIIRPAARYVGPPAPAPLPVRAAERETARRV
- a CDS encoding citrate synthase; translated protein: MDDTEADSPAPGERRLTTREAADLLGVKPATVYAYVSRGRLDSRRSPDGRGSTFDPAEVRALARRPRSTTTTARPDDQTRVRTEITLITEGRLYYRGIDAVELVSRHGYEEVAEWLWTGTTGAGTGFAATEASLLAARRSVEALPEHAGPTDHLRVAAVATAATDPLRFDLSKEAVLASARVLIPTMVTALPAARHGHRVDKGPLADRLWSRLAERTADDASLRALDAALGLLADHDLAASTRAVRVAASARAHVYAAVSAGLGVIEGPLHGAACGEAHRLLQEVLARGNAAPVIAQELRAGRRIPGLGHSLYAGEDPRARALFALLEDVPGAEPALAAAREITTGAARHAPLHANVDLALAALCTATGMPASAGETIFAVARTAGWVAHALEEYQEPPLPLRPSGLYVGPPPRH
- a CDS encoding DNA topoisomerase IV subunit B, translated to MTADSTVPSTALLAGADRDGSNYTARHLLVLEGLEAVRKRPGMYIGSTDSRGLMHCLWEIIDNSVDEALGGHCERIEVVLHDDGSVEVRDDGRGIPVDVEPKTGLSGVEVVMTKLHAGGKFGGGSYAASGGLHGVGASVVNALSARLDIEVDRGGHTHAISFRRGVPGAFAGAGSEGRFEAGGGLRKVRKVPKARTGTRVRYWADRQIFLKDARLSLETLHQRARQTAFLVPGLTIVVRDEFGLGQGGSKGEESFRFDGGISEFCEYLAADRAICDVLRLGGRGSFKETVPVLDEHGQMTPTEVTRDLGVDVALRWGTGYDTTVRSFVNIIATPKGGTHVAGFEQAVTKTLNEVLRGKKLLRVAEDDIVKDDALEGLTAVVTVRLAEPQFEGQTKEVLGTSAARRIVNQVIAKELKAFLVSTKRDAAQQARAVLEKAVAAARTRIAARQHKDAQRRKTALESSSLPAKLADCRSDEVDRSELFIVEGDSALGTAKLARNSEFQALLPIRGKILNVQKSSVTDMLKNAECGAIIQVIGAGSGRTFDIDTARYGKIIMMTDADVDGSHIRTLLLTLFHRYMRPMVEAGRVFAAVPPLHRVEVTQPKKGQDKYVYTYSDRELRDKLTDFRSRGVRYKDSIQRYKGLGEMDADQLAETTMDPRRRTLRRINLTDLDSAERVFDLLMGNDVAPRKEFISGSAATLDRSRIDA